One Synechococcus sp. PROS-9-1 DNA window includes the following coding sequences:
- a CDS encoding pitrilysin family protein yields the protein MSTTDLVLDPVQTPGVLAAKLWIGRGSAADPIGQRGAHQLLASVLTRGCGSLDAMQMADLVEGCGAGLRCDTNEDGLLISMKCRDLDSPQLLPLLSSMVHEPHLQADQVTLERELSVQALQRQREDPFHLAFDGWRHLAYGVGPYGHDPLGVAGELEQLNAESLRPIATSLSAEGAILALSGSIPAGLLDQLQADGICPQSKSAEPDLLVKESSDQGSLSGEQTVYLHPQTTEQVVLMLGQPTLPHGHPDDLALRLLQTHLGTGMSSLLFRRLREDHGVAYDVGVHHPARAQSSPFVLHASTAVDKALTTLNLLIMSWQELIDHTLVSADLNLARAKFRGQLAHASQTTGQRAERRAQLRGLGLPDNHDHRCMEVMETLDGTALRLAASRHLTHPLLSLCGPKSAIESLAERWHQALSKQ from the coding sequence GTGAGCACGACCGATTTGGTTTTGGATCCGGTTCAGACACCAGGGGTGTTGGCCGCGAAATTGTGGATCGGTCGCGGAAGCGCCGCTGATCCGATCGGCCAGAGGGGAGCGCATCAACTGCTGGCATCCGTGCTAACTCGCGGGTGTGGATCCCTCGATGCCATGCAAATGGCCGATCTCGTGGAGGGTTGTGGCGCTGGCCTGCGTTGCGACACCAACGAAGACGGCTTGCTGATCAGCATGAAATGCCGGGATCTCGATAGCCCTCAATTGCTTCCCTTGTTGAGCTCGATGGTTCATGAACCCCATCTGCAAGCCGATCAGGTGACTCTGGAGCGGGAGTTGAGTGTTCAGGCGTTGCAGCGTCAGCGAGAAGATCCCTTCCATCTGGCCTTTGATGGCTGGCGCCATTTGGCCTATGGCGTGGGCCCCTATGGCCATGACCCCCTCGGAGTTGCTGGCGAGTTGGAGCAACTCAACGCAGAGTCTCTTCGGCCGATTGCCACATCCCTCAGCGCCGAGGGAGCGATTTTGGCGTTGTCGGGTTCGATTCCAGCGGGATTGTTGGACCAGCTTCAAGCAGACGGAATTTGCCCTCAATCCAAATCAGCTGAACCTGATCTGCTCGTCAAAGAGTCGAGTGATCAAGGATCTCTGAGCGGGGAACAAACGGTTTACCTTCACCCTCAGACCACAGAGCAGGTCGTGCTGATGCTCGGTCAGCCCACGCTTCCTCACGGACACCCAGACGATCTTGCTCTTCGTTTGCTGCAAACCCATTTGGGTACCGGGATGTCCAGCTTGCTATTCCGCCGTCTTCGCGAAGACCATGGCGTGGCCTACGACGTAGGCGTTCACCATCCAGCAAGAGCACAGTCCTCACCTTTTGTTTTGCATGCTTCCACCGCAGTCGATAAGGCCTTAACCACCTTGAACCTGCTGATCATGAGTTGGCAGGAACTGATCGATCACACGCTTGTGAGCGCAGATCTCAATCTGGCGCGTGCCAAATTTCGTGGTCAGTTGGCCCATGCCTCGCAAACAACAGGTCAGAGAGCGGAGCGTCGTGCTCAGCTCAGAGGTCTTGGCTTACCCGACAACCACGACCATCGCTGTATGGAGGTTATGGAGACCCTTGATGGCACGGCATTGCGTTTGGCTGCATCTCGCCATCTGACTCATCCTCTTCTCAGCCTCTGTGGACCAAAATCTGCCATCGAATCATTGGCTGAGCGATGGCACCAAGCGCTTAGTAAACAGTGA
- the msrA gene encoding peptide-methionine (S)-S-oxide reductase MsrA has product MLPSWLTGQTTPSEPSSNQGRHVVLGTALNAPLMDDQEEALFGCGCFWGAEKGFWRLPGVVSTAVGYAGGKVENPSYEQVCSGRTGHSEVVRVVWSTTAIDFSDLLKLFWECHNPTQGDQQGNDRGSQYRSAIYTSTEHQAELASASRDWYQTALNKQDSAAITTEIAADQVFFRAEEYHQQYLARPGSRPYCSAMPSGVLLGDFAGANYKLPSSVWSNYDWSISHCVLRGDNSPISLKA; this is encoded by the coding sequence ATGCTGCCCTCCTGGCTTACCGGACAGACAACACCATCAGAGCCGTCCAGCAATCAAGGGCGGCATGTGGTGCTAGGCACTGCACTGAATGCGCCTCTCATGGACGATCAGGAAGAGGCATTGTTTGGTTGTGGCTGCTTCTGGGGCGCTGAGAAAGGCTTTTGGAGACTTCCTGGTGTGGTTTCAACAGCCGTTGGTTATGCAGGTGGAAAGGTCGAAAACCCAAGCTATGAGCAAGTTTGTAGCGGCCGTACAGGCCACTCGGAAGTGGTGCGTGTGGTGTGGAGCACGACAGCGATTGATTTCAGTGATCTGCTAAAGCTGTTTTGGGAATGCCACAACCCAACGCAAGGCGACCAACAAGGCAACGACCGAGGCAGCCAGTATCGATCCGCGATTTATACCAGCACTGAACATCAAGCAGAGCTGGCAAGCGCAAGCCGTGATTGGTATCAGACAGCCTTGAACAAACAAGACAGTGCTGCAATCACAACAGAGATCGCGGCCGATCAAGTGTTTTTTAGAGCCGAGGAGTACCACCAGCAATACTTGGCCCGACCAGGCAGCAGGCCTTATTGCTCAGCCATGCCAAGCGGTGTGTTGCTCGGAGACTTCGCAGGTGCAAACTACAAGCTTCCCAGTTCTGTTTGGAGCAACTACGACTGGTCCATCAGTCACTGTGTTTTGCGCGGTGACAACAGTCCTATTTCTCTGAAGGCTTAA
- the trpD gene encoding anthranilate phosphoribosyltransferase, translating to MVTASASWPQLLEHLLVGNVLSKENAAALMEAWLAEELTPVQTGAFLAAFRARDVQGTELAAMAQVLRKACALPDAKPNLALVDTCGTGGDGANTFNISTAVAFTAAACGANVAKHGNRSASGKVGSADVLEGLGLQLKAPLETVVGALSESRVTFLFAPAWHPALVNLASLRRSLGVRTVFNLLGPLVNPLTPEAQVLGVAKAELLDPMAEALHQLGLMRAVVVHGSGGLDEASLEGPNQVRILENGNVRSDQINASDFGLTPAPLDALRGGDLVTNQQILEAVLKGEAPDAHRDAVALNTALVLWAAGVQSDLSEGVKQALTSLEEGQPWHRLVSLRDALEGRKEE from the coding sequence ATGGTCACTGCTTCAGCGTCCTGGCCCCAACTGCTTGAGCATTTGTTGGTTGGAAACGTTTTGTCTAAGGAGAATGCTGCTGCGCTCATGGAGGCCTGGCTCGCGGAAGAGCTCACTCCAGTGCAGACAGGTGCATTCCTCGCCGCGTTTCGCGCACGCGACGTTCAAGGCACCGAACTCGCTGCGATGGCCCAGGTTTTGCGCAAGGCGTGTGCGCTCCCAGACGCGAAACCAAACCTGGCGCTGGTCGACACCTGTGGCACTGGTGGTGATGGGGCCAACACCTTCAATATCTCAACAGCTGTTGCTTTCACAGCGGCGGCCTGTGGGGCCAATGTCGCGAAACATGGCAACCGCAGCGCCAGCGGAAAGGTCGGCTCTGCCGATGTTCTTGAGGGATTGGGATTGCAACTCAAGGCTCCATTGGAAACAGTGGTAGGCGCTTTGTCTGAGTCGCGGGTGACGTTTCTCTTTGCACCGGCATGGCACCCAGCACTCGTCAATCTCGCTTCGCTTCGCCGCAGTTTGGGGGTGCGAACGGTGTTTAACCTGCTCGGCCCTCTCGTGAATCCACTCACACCAGAAGCGCAAGTTCTCGGTGTCGCTAAAGCTGAACTATTGGATCCGATGGCGGAGGCGTTGCACCAACTTGGGCTCATGCGCGCTGTTGTGGTGCATGGCTCAGGAGGGCTGGATGAAGCCTCTCTAGAGGGGCCCAATCAAGTGCGCATTCTTGAGAATGGAAACGTTCGTTCCGATCAAATCAACGCCTCTGATTTTGGTTTGACGCCAGCCCCCCTTGATGCATTGCGGGGTGGGGATTTGGTGACCAATCAGCAGATTCTTGAGGCGGTTTTGAAGGGTGAAGCGCCTGACGCGCATCGTGATGCTGTTGCCTTGAACACCGCGCTGGTCCTATGGGCTGCAGGCGTTCAGTCTGATTTATCTGAGGGAGTCAAACAGGCTTTGACAAGTTTGGAGGAAGGTCAGCCGTGGCATCGACTTGTGTCTCTGCGTGATGCCTTGGAGGGTCGCAAGGAAGAATGA
- a CDS encoding Nif11-like leader peptide family natural product precursor, protein MLKEVQPFAFYHSSERRKQAIAFLDKVINDYKLRDRVSTANNNDGLVRIAKEAGFNPSAEDIWLYEDRSFKRKAGLRGWYFHSLESN, encoded by the coding sequence GTGCTTAAAGAAGTCCAACCTTTTGCCTTCTACCACTCTTCCGAACGACGTAAGCAAGCAATAGCTTTCTTAGACAAAGTGATCAATGACTACAAGTTACGTGACAGAGTTAGTACTGCAAATAACAATGATGGCTTAGTGAGGATTGCCAAAGAAGCCGGATTCAACCCTTCAGCTGAAGACATTTGGCTGTACGAAGACCGAAGTTTTAAAAGAAAGGCCGGACTTCGTGGATGGTATTTTCATTCTCTTGAATCCAACTAG
- a CDS encoding pitrilysin family protein, which translates to MPDADLTCLDFWCRGGSVWEDQGEEGLAHFLEHMVFKGSATLQAGEFDRRIEALGGSSNAATGFDDVHFHVLVPSSCAQNALDLLLDLVLNPALRDDAYGMERDVVLEEIAQYRDQPDEQVFKTLLSQGFGQHPYGRPILGWEQSLLDSTPEVMRQFHNRRYRGPNCCLAISGAVTSTLLEQIHSSQLAELEASLDQGDETASSSRSLAFQSGRQSIRFPRLEAARLLMAWPMAAANDQDSVMGADLATTLLAEGRRSRLVQRLREDLQIVESIDMDVTVMEQGSVVMLEACCPEDQIEQVEAVIEEELKRATVDAIGDEELHRAKQLVGNGLRFSLEAPGSVAAIAGSQSLWGRTQTLLSPLSHLQTWKVERLQQSLLPRLQPDQAFTLLALPEDSE; encoded by the coding sequence ATGCCAGATGCAGACCTCACCTGTCTCGACTTTTGGTGTCGAGGAGGAAGCGTTTGGGAAGACCAGGGGGAAGAGGGTCTCGCTCACTTTTTAGAGCACATGGTGTTTAAGGGCAGTGCAACGTTGCAGGCTGGAGAATTCGATCGTCGGATTGAGGCTCTTGGTGGCAGCAGCAATGCGGCAACAGGTTTTGATGATGTGCACTTTCACGTCTTGGTGCCATCCAGTTGCGCTCAGAACGCCCTCGACCTGTTGCTTGACCTCGTGCTTAATCCCGCGCTGAGAGATGACGCCTATGGCATGGAGAGGGATGTGGTGCTGGAAGAAATTGCCCAGTACCGAGATCAACCCGACGAACAAGTATTCAAAACCCTGTTGTCTCAGGGTTTTGGACAGCACCCCTATGGCCGTCCAATTCTTGGCTGGGAACAGAGTTTGCTCGACAGCACTCCAGAGGTGATGCGCCAATTTCACAACAGGAGGTATCGCGGTCCCAACTGTTGTTTGGCCATTAGTGGCGCTGTGACATCGACCTTGTTGGAGCAGATTCACTCGAGCCAGCTCGCCGAGCTCGAAGCCAGTCTTGATCAGGGGGATGAAACAGCATCTTCTTCGCGTTCGCTTGCGTTTCAAAGCGGACGCCAAAGCATCCGATTCCCTCGCCTAGAAGCAGCTCGTTTGCTGATGGCATGGCCGATGGCTGCCGCCAACGATCAAGACAGCGTGATGGGTGCCGACCTGGCGACCACGCTTCTGGCGGAGGGGAGGCGTAGTCGTTTGGTGCAACGCTTGAGGGAAGACCTACAAATCGTCGAATCCATTGATATGGACGTCACGGTGATGGAACAGGGAAGTGTGGTGATGTTGGAGGCCTGCTGCCCTGAAGACCAGATCGAGCAGGTGGAAGCCGTGATTGAGGAGGAATTGAAACGGGCAACGGTGGATGCCATCGGTGATGAGGAACTGCATCGAGCAAAGCAGTTGGTGGGGAATGGCCTTCGCTTTAGCTTGGAAGCACCAGGATCCGTGGCTGCAATTGCTGGATCCCAATCCCTATGGGGGCGAACCCAGACGTTGTTGTCTCCGCTCAGTCATCTGCAGACCTGGAAGGTGGAGCGTTTGCAACAGTCTCTGCTACCTCGTTTGCAACCTGACCAAGCGTTCACGCTGCTGGCCTTGCCGGAGGACTCGGAGTGA